cgatggtgtcgaaaaaatttaactcgttgcgagcgagaagatatgacccgttgaatatttgggtggagtttagttaagattttttatgaaaatggttacttgacactttaccccctgttttggGAGGGGGGtcggttttaatttttgaacaaagtttggAGTTTTTTTGAAAAACGGAAAAAaggtgaaaaaaaataaaaataaaaaaaggttaaaggacgaaatatattatataatattattatagttataataatggGGAGGCGAGTCGGGTCGGGTCGGGGTAACGGGGGTAGGGTTGGGGGTGTTTTGTATTTTCTCGAGGGTGTGGGGTTTTTTTAGTAAAATTGGAGAGGGGACGATTCGTACTTTGGATAAAGTTTGAGGTCCTTAGTGTGAGATTGTGATAGTTCAAATAGTAGTATTGGGGAGGGGGCCGATTCATACGTTGAATAAAGTTTGGAGGCCTTAGTATGAGTTTGAGATAGTCCAAATAGTACTATTTATTAGGAATATCTCAATTAGATATATAAGATATACTAGGTTTTTAAGCGCGTGCGTTGCACGTGTATATAAAAAACCATGAAAAATGTAATTTCCAATTGATATTGGTATataaataatgatactaaaaaaagaaaaagtataagaattatttaagagcccgtgattttaacaaattttaaaaattcttttgatttTAAGAGCccatggtgttgacaaattttaaaaaattcTTGAGTTTAAGATTCCGTGGTACGAATTTTGAAAGTTCTTTTGAGCCCGTAGTGTTGACAAATTTAAAAAGTGATTTTtgagtggtgttagtaacttagtgtctacaatttttttttctcaccattaatatctttcATCTAGGTCCTTATGACATTTTTTTCATTGTCTAAGGGCTTAAGGTGTAGTATAACAATCTATTGTTGTATTTTTGGaatttaaaacgtaataaaatctatatatacggagtatcaattgcaatataataattaatagtaatatatggtaataaataatattttagataaatataatctgtatattaaaatattaaatttaataatctATATATGGTAATTATCTTAAAtaatagaatgatacgtagaattaTGTAATTCAGATTAAATAATAGACTGACACGTAGGACAATTTAATTTAGATTAATTGAGAAGATGACACGTAGGATTTATGGCacgtgctttataataatgtatagatagtATAGTataatagtataatataatataataataatataatatataatataatataatataatataatataatataattcccCTGCACTAATGATTTATGTGCGAGAGTGAATCCAGACCGGCTGGATGTTGTTAGAAactgaaaataatattttttattttaattaattttttgtaTTATTTATGTTTGACTAGATAGAAAATAAAAAACTTGAATGATGTTTTATTTGGAAACACCCGTTTTAGCATTCCTTTCaatttcatcataatcaatccaaACGTTTCCAATTTGGATTTCATCGTGATCATTAATCATCAACTAGACCCATCCCAGAAACATCTAAAACGAGTTTTATTacgcgtaataataataataattaaattaattataaacCTAATCCCTTCATCAATTCAATTACCCCCAACAAATCATTCCCCCAATTCCCACAAACCCAAAATTTTCACAAACATGTCATACTCAAATTACAATCCAACGGcaccaccatctgcaccaccggcgccGGAATTTCAATCACAACCCGGCGTTGCTTACCCTTACAAACCACCTCCACCAGCATCTCAACAACCTAACTACAGTTATGGTCAACATCAAAACCCTAATACTGGTAGCATGTATGGTGCTGCTGGTGGTCAATTTGGATACCCGGCAACGCCGTCGTTTCCACCGGGTACTCACCCGGAAGTAATTCGGAGCTTTCAGATGGCGGATTTGGATCGGAGCGGGTTTATTGATGCTAAAGAATTACAACAAGCGCTTTCTTCCGGTTACCAGAAGTTTAGTATTCGGACTATCCGTTTACTTATGTTTCAGTTCAGAAACCCTAATGATCCATTAAGAACTGGTttgtctctctctttttttttttcgtACTGAATTTTATTATATTTATGAATATTTGAATTACAGTACTGAAGGGGATTAGGTAACAAGGCAAATTACATAGCAATGTATTGGGCATTATCTGAAATTTATATTGGCTTTTAATTGTTACTATTGTATGTAAATATAACCCCAAAAGGTAACATAAAATACCAAAATTAtcaataatggttattattattaccattgccCATAAAGGATGCTGATTTCGATTTTATGCCTGTGAACATTGTTGTAAAAAAACCTGATTACTCATTTTTAAGAACATACTGATCTGATTTTTTCCAGTATCAGTTTAATTAATCGGCCAACGTCTTTCAAAATTGGATTTGTTGGTCAAAGTCGGTTAAAGTCATTAGTTAAAGTCAAAGCTAGTCAACTTTTTAATATGAAGATAAACTAGAATCttttagagtttttgaacaaatCAGGGGCGAAGCTAGGATTTTTAATCGCTGGTGGCACTAAATCTTGAGGCCTGCGTTGTATAAAATCACTACGCCATAGGATATGGTTATCTATATGTAGGTTTGTTACTACTAGTATGAAGTAACTCCCTCCAAAGTCCCGACcgacagtggcgattctaggatcaaaaccTAATGGGGTCCCAATTTTTTTTTCGATAACTTACTTGCACAAAATATTGAATGTGTCGGGTCAAATCGGGTCGGTTCGGGTCGCACTTAAAACACAAACATAAAATTGGATAGTATTCGCAAAATATAAGGTTATTCATATTTTTTACTATTGTCATTACAACAACTATCATACAAAAGATTATCATTTATACAAAAGGAAATTAATGAAGGTTGAATGAGACTAGTAGGATGAAGAATTGAAGAATTCAAGATACCTAAGAGGGAAGTCGCTGGAGGAAAATAGAAAATTTGATAAGGGTTTGTTTATTTTTTTAGTTAAATATTTAAATGGCCCATACCATAAAATTATCAGTGGCTAATTTCAAATATTTTAGTAGTCTAAACTATTGAATTATAAATTCTGAAAATATATGGGGTCacattattatatttagtggtgtcctatacaaaaaaatataatttttgtgacaaatttcgaaaaactagtggtgtcacAGGACCCCGCCCCCTAACACCTAAACTCGCCACTGCCGACCGAgtaatccccgaatagcgagttTTGCAACCTTGCATGTAAAGAATCTTTTTTCACAAAAACTTGAAATTGAGAGAATATTCGTCCTCTGGTAGTCATGTCATCATCTACCTAGATGTGGCCCATGTCATTTTCTGGTCGGAAATTTTTGCCGGAGTATGGCCGGAGATGATGACATGGATGCCACCTCATCAAACTTCATGAGGTGGCATCTAGGTAGACTATGATATGACTGTCACTTGACAAATATTTGTTAATTTCAAGTTATTTCAAAAAGAATCCTTTACGGACATAAATCGAAATTAGAATCGCCAATGGTAAAAGTGATATACCTTTTATTTGCAATtgtattaatttaaataataacatttatgttACTGTGATGCATGACAATGTTTTGCTTTGAGCCCTTGATGTTCATTCTCTGTATACATGTTGTGTTTGTTGTTTTTTTTAAGGTCCCGTAGAGTTTACAGAGTTATGGAGTTGTCTTGGCCATTGGCGGGTGAGTGATTGTTGCACAATAtaattgttaaattgttaaatACTTATAGTAATCTGCCCTTTTTTCATATACGTTTGGGCGAGATTTTTCAAATTAAATATCTAATTGTGTTGTTTTTTGTGATTAATCTCTTTTATGTATTTTTAGGCCATCTTTGAGAGATTTGATAGGGACCGAAGTGGAAAGATAGATTTAGCAGAACTAAGAGATGCACTCTACAGTCTTGGATATGCAATTCCACCCTCTGTTTTACAACTATTGATTTCTAAATACGATGACCAAAGTGGAAGGAGAGTCGATCTATCTTTCGATAGTTTTGTCGAGTAAGACTATTTCTCTACAACCCTACCATATTCCATTTtaactaatttaatttatttactTGTCCCAATATTTTATAatctaatgtttttttttttttttttttttttttttttttctgttctcaATTTTCAGGTGCGGAATGATTGTGAAGGTGAGCAGCAGATTCATTCCGTTTTCTTTCTCTTTTATTTCTTGACATGAGGACCCAATTTGACCCATTTTGTGAATGGCCTTAATTTCCTATTTGGGGTATCTTTTATCCCTAAAAGTCATTTGGGACGAGCAGATCAAACGGGTCAATAGTCATCCAGATTGTGTTTTCATACCATACAATCATCCAAGTTGTTTTTACCTCACACACAACcacaaaaaagaaaaacaaaaacaaaaacaaatagTCTAATCAGGTTTATGTGCATTGCCTCTACTCAAAAAACAACTGACCTGTTTTGACCCTTACCCGACCCACTCGCATTACCCATTATGCTGTCTTTACTCAAAAAAGTTCCAAGATTACGCTTAGGAATTTGGATGTATATCTTCCATCCAATGAAAACATTTCATTTTCTTGAATGTTTAAAATAGCCATTAATAACATCTCATTTTCTTGAATGCTTAGgtcattttttctgttttaatggaAAAATGAATTGGCAGCCCCATACAGCTCATATCTTTTGTTTTTGCTAATATCCTTTACTGCTATcccactagttttttttttttttttttttttaatatgacaTTATCGTATATGCATCTAATGATCATATACTATCAACCTATTTATTTTCTACAGGGTTTAACAGAGAAGTTCAAGGAGAAAGATACACGGTACACAGGTTCAGCCACTCTTTCATACGAGACATTTATGACTGGTTATCCCATTTCTTGTCGCCGAATAGGTGTATTGTACAAACCCTTTTGTAACTATTAGCTTGATTTGTGGATTCTTTGTACACATCATAAGGTTGTTAGTAATGTTTGTCC
The window above is part of the Rutidosis leptorrhynchoides isolate AG116_Rl617_1_P2 chromosome 1, CSIRO_AGI_Rlap_v1, whole genome shotgun sequence genome. Proteins encoded here:
- the LOC139866560 gene encoding LOW QUALITY PROTEIN: probable calcium-binding protein CML48 (The sequence of the model RefSeq protein was modified relative to this genomic sequence to represent the inferred CDS: inserted 2 bases in 1 codon) encodes the protein MSYSNYNPTAPPSAPPAPEFQSQPGVAYPYKPPPPASQQPNYSYGQHQNPNTGSMYGAAGGQFGYPATPSFPPGTHPEVIRSFQMADLDRSGFIDAKELQQALSSGYQKFSIRTIRLLMFQFRNPNDPLRTGPVEFTELWSCLGHWRAIFERFDRDRSGKIDLAELRDALYSLGYAIPPSVLQLLISKYDDQSGRRVDLSFDSFVECGMIVKGLTEKFKEKDTRYTGSATLSYETFMTXVIPFLVAE